The following proteins are encoded in a genomic region of Channa argus isolate prfri chromosome 3, Channa argus male v1.0, whole genome shotgun sequence:
- the eif3ba gene encoding eukaryotic translation initiation factor 3, subunit Ba, whose translation MQDTVDMVDDPEYDEEEPSFSDPEDYVDDIDDEELLGDILREKPQEADGIDSVVVVDNVPQVGPERLEKLKNVIHKIFSKFGKITTEFYPEADGMTKGYIFLEYAAPTQALEAVKNADGYKLDKQHTFRVNLFTDFDKYMNISDEWETPEKQPFKDFGNMRHWIEDPDCRDQYSVIYEAGERTAIFSNDAKEPLTVEERARWTETYVRWSPKGTYLATFHQRGIALWGGEKFKQIQRFSHQGVSLIDFSPCERYVVTFSPLMDTKEDPQAIIIWDILTGQKKRGFHCESSAHWPIFKWSHDGKFFARMTPDTLSIYETPSMGLLDKKSLKITGIKDFSWSPGDNIIAFWVPEDKDIPARVTLMQMPSRQEIRVRNLFNVVDCKLHWQRNGDYLCVKVDRTPKGTQGVVTNFEIFRMREKQVPVDVVEMKESIIAFAWEPNGSKFAVLHGESPRINASFYHVKNNGKIDLIKMFDKQQANSIFWSPQGQFMVLAGLRSMNGALAFVDTSDCTMMNIAEHYMASDVEWDPTGRYVVTSVSWWSHKVDNAYWLWTFQGRLLQKNNKDRFCQLLWRPRPPTLLSVEQIKLIKKDLKKYSKIFEQKDRLSQSKASKELVDKRRTMMEEYRQYRETAQQIYQEQKSIRLELRGGVDTDELDSNVDDWEEETIEFFINEEIIPLGDL comes from the exons ATGCAAGACACGGTGGATATGGTGGACGACCCTGAGTATGACGAGGAAGAGCCTTCCTTCAGTGATCCGGAGGATTACGTGGACGACATCGATGATGAGG AACTTCTTGGTGATATCCTGAGGGAGAAGCCCCAGGAGGCTGATGGCATAGACTCCGTGGTGGTGGTGGACAACGTTCCTCAGGTGGGCCCAGAGCGTTTGGAGAAACTGAAGAATGTCATACACAAGATTTTCTCCAAGTTTGGCAAGATCACCACAGAGTTCTACCCAGAAGCTGATGGCATGACCAAAGG GTACATATTCTTGGAGTATGCTGCTCCTACTCAGGCCCTCGAGGCGGTAAAGAACGCAGACGGATACAAACTCGACAAACAACATACATTCAGGGTCAATCTCTTTACTGACTTCGACAA GTACATGAACATCAGTGATGAGTGGGAAACTCCAGAGAAGCAGCCTTTCAAAGATTTT GGAAATATGCGTCATTGGATTGAGGACCCAGATTGCCGAGACCAGTACAGCGTGATCTACGAAGCTGGAGAAAGAACCGCCATTTTCTCTAATGACGCTAAGGAGCCCCTCACAGTTGAAGAGAGAGCC CGCTGGACAGAGACATACGTGCGCTGGTCTCCTAAAGGCACCTATTTGGCCACATTCCACCAACGTGGCATTGCCTTGTGGGGCGGCGAGAAGTTTAAACAGATTCAGCGATTCAGCCATCAGGGGGTGTCTCTCATCGACTTCTCTCCGTGCGAGAG GTATGTTGTGACATTCAGTCCACTGATGGACACCAAAGAGGACCCACAGGCCATCATCATCTGGGACATTCTGACTGGACAGAAGAAGAGGGGCTTCCATTGCGAGAGCTCTGCACACTGGCCCATATTTAA atggagccatgatggaaagTTCTTCGCCAGGATGACTCCAGACACACTGAGCATCTATGAAACTCCC TCTATGGGCTTGCTCGACAAGAAGAGTTTAAAGATTACCGGGATCAA GGACTTTTCATGGTCTCCTGGTGACAACATCATAGCGTTCTGGGTCCCTGAGGACAAAGACATCCCAGCCAGAGTGACTCTGATGCAGATGCCTTCCCGTCAGGAGATCCGGGTCCGGAACCTCTTCAACGTTGTCGACTGCAAACTGCACTGGCAGAGGAATGGAGATTACCTGTGTGTCAAAGTAGACAGGACTCCTAAAGGAACACAG ggTGTTGTCACCAACTTTGAAATCTTCCGCATGAGAGAAAAGCAGGTTCCTGTTGATGTGGTGGAGATGAAGG AAAGCATAATAGCTTTTGCATGGGAGCCTAACGGCAGCAAGTTTGCTGTCCTGCATGGAGAATCTCCCAGAATCAACGCCTCCTTCTATCATGTCAAAAACAACGGCAAGATTGACCTCATAA aGATGTTTGACAAGCAGCAGGCCAACAGCATATTCTGGAGCCCCCAGGGACAGTTTATGGTGCTGGCTGGACTCAGGAG tatGAACGGAGCTCTTGCCTTTGTGGACACGTCAGACTGCACCATGATGAACATAGCAGAGCACTATATGGCTTCTGATGTGGAATGGGACCCGACTGGACGCTATGTTGTCACCTCTGTCTCCTGGTGGAGTCACAAG GTGGACAATGCATACTGGCTGTGGACATTCCAGGGTCGTCTTCTTCAGAAAAACAACAAGGACCGTTTCTGTCAGCTGCTCTGGAGACCCAGACCCCCAACTCTGCTAAGTGTAGAACAGATCAAG CTGATAAAGAAGGATCTTAAGAAATACTCAAAAATATTTGAGCAGAAGGATCGTCTGAGCCAGTCCAAGGCTTCTAAG gaGCTGGTGGACAAGCGCAGGACCATGATGGAGGAATACCGCCAATACAGGGAGACGGCACAGCAGATCTATCAAGAACAGAAGAGCATCCGCCTTGAGCTTAGAGGAG GAGTGGATACTGATGAGCTTGACAGCAATGTGGACGACTGGGAGGAGGAGACCATTGAGTTTTTTATCAACGAAGAAATCATTCCCCTTGGAGATCTGTAG
- the brat1 gene encoding BRCA1-associated ATM activator 1 isoform X1 → MDRECVSLLPRVCEVLADSARSLPDDTSLEKLLDWFTELTKTGGSLLESCPCLLEFISTAVYNPTLDPVVLSFTLKLTGLVAASEDGFRMLQECSVLDLVFNLQRWKEAGLWDDPSIRIGWIRGLQSMLQNLKALSFFVQSGFIEPLLQLQKDTSLFVASAANQMLAHTMLFFQPPFSAGSNGISKKAEDDQRIDASSTAITMDTSAEYTAVVLAISKYFKESLVPSENAQQHQSLQLLKLLTLLLDQARPLLRETLLRSIGDSLEELVESDHSHLTLPLMDVILAAHSSSRADKPDKHITHLLSSMMDINKPAHLIHAAAAILRRGHHDTDHTRWAVNILLLPLNIITGQSLLGSSTAAVKHQFSTMEYLKHKTSCISMLCVSLANTPKITQMPADVLPCPPGVIVTAVLSLLGICSGYTSLSHTGCNVVFRNIIGSGKVQKCALETLTALSCCPGAKEELSAVFTVLIHYLNNPDSDPTVLQKSYQALIKWMSVCKDFCSVTHQLRQNLLEVVKKRVCDMRWEVRDSTIEFLGKMAGLMKPAGEECDILGSPTCTTALLREALKDPESYVRASSISALAQTQANSWQQGAAVTQEQTEIVSQLLQILSQDTEGLARRAVIQYFIAWFSYSSTHPPPSLSTSSSSLLMNSVRSVLSLGIADLDWEVKFHTLKLAGLLLDETFSSHSSKSSDSNPALLHPYAVVSKQAYTLHTQTGTQTEVVESDFAGVLSNLVELGVISALLCGLVDCDRPVGLKACQLLITLRDTVCPLSLRALDATTAMATVAMVSCEVPGWGWGQEIKNTLAMKASDWDNKLSASAEKSFSGADEVDSEEEREHGARVGGDCVRVGVCEVLRGLDLDERLNVLTQSSDHVLNSPLSLLQDILTANATHAHPNTQPGKEVIVDCY, encoded by the exons ATGGACAGAGAGTGTGTGTCGCTGCTGCCACGGGTCTGTGAAGTACTGGCAGACTCGGCGAGGTCTCTGCCCGATGACACTAGTCTGGAAAAACTTCTGGACTGGTTCACAGAGCTCACCAAGACCG GGGGATCTTTGCTGGAGTCCTGCCCCTGTCTGCTTGAATTCATCTCCACTGCTGTTTACAACCCAACTTTAGACCCGGTTGTCCTGTCCTTCACTCTCAAACTCACAGGCTTAGTGGCTGCCAGTGAGGACGGATTCAGAATGCTGCAG GAGTGCTCTGTCCTGGACCTGGTCTTTAACCTTCAACGCTGGAAAGAAGCAGGGCTCTGGGATGATCCCTCTATACGGATTGGCTGGATCCGGGGCTTACAGAGCATGTTGCAAAATCTAAAAGCTCTGAGCTTCTTTGTACAATCAG GTTTCATTGAGCCGCTGCTACAACTCCAGAAAGACACAAGTCTCTTTGTTGCCTCAGCTGCTAATCAAATGCTCGCCCACACCATGCTCTTCTTCCAGCCACCCTTCTCTGCAGGATCTAATGGTATAAGTAAGAAGGCTGAGGATGACCAAAGGATAGATGCTTCCAGCACAGCTATCACTATGGATACTAGTGCGGAGTATACGGCTGTTGTCTTAGCCATTTCAAAGTACTTCAAGGAGTCACTTGTTCCTAGTGAAAATGCACAGCAGCATCAGAGTCTACAGCTCCTCAAACTGCTGACCCTGCTCCTGGATCAGGCCAGGCCTCTTCTCCGGGAGACGCTGCTCCGGAGCATTGGAGACTCTCTGGAGGAGCTGGTTGAATCGGACCACAGTCATCTCACGCTGCCTCTGATGGACGTCATTCTGGCCGCACACAG CAGCTCCAGGGCTGATAAACCAGACAAGCACATCACTCATCTTCTGTCATCCATGATGGATATCAACAAACCTGCTCACCTCATTCATGCTGCAGCTGCAATTCTCCGCCGTGGCCATCA TGACACTGACCACACGAGGTGGGCTGTGAATATACTTCTGCTACCTCTTAACATCATAACTGGCCAGAGTCTACTAGGTAGTAGCACTGCAG CAGTCAAGCATCAGTTTTCAACAATGGAGTACCTGAAGCATAAAACCTCCTGCATCTCGATGCTTTGTGTCAGTCTTGCAAACACGCCAAAGATCACACAAATG CCTGCCGATGTCCTCCCCTGTCCTCCAGGTGTAATTGTCACTGCAGTGTTGTCATTATTAGGTATCTGCAGTGGCTACACATCTTTATCACACACTGGCTGTAACGTGGTTTTCAGGAACATAATTGGCAGTGGCAAAGTTCAGAAATGTGCTTTGGAGACTTTGACAGCTCTCAGCTGCTGCCCAG GAGCAAAGGAAGAGCTGAGTGCAGTGTTCACAGTTCTTATACATTATCTCAACAATCCTGATTCTGACCccact GTGCTACAAAAGTCCTACCAGGCGTTAATAAAATGGATGAGTGTGTGTAAAGACTTCTGCTCTGTAACACACCAACTCAGGCAAA ATCTCCTCGAGGTAGTGAAGAAACGTGTGTGTGACATGCGTTGGGAGGTAAGAGACTCGACCATAGAGTTTCTGGGAAAAATGGCTGGTTTAATGAAACCAGCTGGGGAGGAATGCGACATCCTAGGCAGCCCAACCTGCACCACCGCTCTACTGAGGGAGGCGCTGAAGGATCCAGAAAGTTACGTGCGCGCCAGCTCCATCTCTGCATTGGCTCAGACACAGGCAAACAGCTGGCAGCAGGGGGCAGCAGTCACACAGGAGCAG ACTGAAATAGTGAGCCAGCTGCTTCAAATTCTCTCCCAGGACACAGAGGGACTCGCCAGGAGAGCGGTTATACAGTATTTCATCGCCTGGTTCTCTTACAGCTCCACACACCCTCCTCCTTCATTATCTACCTCGTCCTCCTCGCTGCTGATGAACTCTGTGCGCTCCGTGCTCTCTCTAGGGATTGCTGACCTGGACTGGGAGGTCAAATTTCACACACTGAAGCTGGCTGGGCTGCTACTGGATGAAACTTTTTCAAGTCACAGCAGCAAGAGCTCGGATTCAaaccctgctctgctacacccATATGCTGTTGTTTCTAAACAGGCCTACACgcttcacacacaaactggaaCACAAACAGAGGTGGTGGAGTCTGACTTTGCTGGAGTGTTGAGCAATCTCGTGGAGCTGGGAGTCATCTCAGCCTTGTTGTGTGGTCTGGTTGACTGTGACAGACCTGTGGGTTTGAAGGCCTGTCAACTGCTGATAACACTCAGAGACACAGTCTGCCCTCTGTCGCTAAGGGCCCTGGATGCAACTACTGCCATGGCAACAGTTGCCATGGTGTCTTGTGAAGTTCCCGGTTGGGGCTGGGGGCAGGAAATTAAAAATACGCTGGCAATGAAGGCAAGTGATTGGGATAACAAGCTTTCTGCTAGTGCTGAGAAAAGTTTCAGCGGTGCAGACGAGGTTGATtctgaagaggagagagaacatGGTGCGAGAGTGGGAGGGGACTGTGTGCGTGTTGGTGTCTGTGAGGTGTTGAGGGGTCTGGATTTAGACGAGAGGCTGAATGTCCTGACTCAAAGCAGCGACCATGTCCTTAACTCTCCCCTCTCGCTGCTGCAGGACATTCTGACTGCTAATGCTACACATGCTCACCCAAATACACAACCAGGAAAAGAAGTCATAGTGGACTGTTactaa
- the LOC137124289 gene encoding GRB2-related adapter protein-like isoform X1, giving the protein MSRKMEAAALFSFTASDETEISFRKGDIIKVTDKEDYSGWFTAEIQGKRGYVPENYVSFLPHPWFAGPVSRLEAEQHLRRQDPGVFLVRESESAPGEFSVSVSYGDRVEHFRVLEGGGQYCIWDKSFCSLNQLVDFYRTHSIDVETVVYLRDPPSSPRLLSHPGCNPYPNPYKSSSQESLPSARLYSHPSHPERRSSPHLLEPVVRRPRLAHALCDYTPPQTSHLHFLRGDIIDLLDCSGSLTWRGRCRGRVGIFPPEYVQPLYH; this is encoded by the exons ATGAGCAGGAA GATGGAGGCAGCGgcacttttctctttcacagCATCAGATGAAACAGAGATCAGTTTTCGGAAAGGCGATATTATCAAG GTGACAGACAAAGAAGATTATTCTGGCTGGTTCACAGCAGAGATCCAGGGGAAGCGTGGTTATGTGCCTGAAAACTACGTTTCATTTCTTCCTCATCC gtGGTTTGCAGGACCGGTGTCAAGACTTGAGGCTGAGCAGCATCTCCGCAGGCAGGACCCTGGAGTGTTCCTGGTTAGGGAGAGTGAATCAGCCCCTGGAGAGTTTTCGGTCTCTGTTAG CTACGGTGACAGGGTGGAACATTTCCGAGTCCTGGAGGGGGGCGGTCAGTACTGCATCTGGGACAAGTCATTTTGCTCCCTCAACCAGTTGGTGGATTTCTACAGAACTCACAGTATCGATGTGGAGACAGTGGTCTACCTCAGAGACCCTCCCTCATCCCCCCGCCTGCTGTCCCACCCTGGATGTAACCCTTATCCCAACCCCTATAAAAGCAGCTCCCAGGAGTCCCTCCCCTCAGCTCGCCTTTACTCTCACCCCTCTCACCCAGAGAGGAGGTCCTCTCCACATTTACTGGAACCAGTTGTGAGG AGGCCTCGTTTGGCTCATGCCCTCTGTGACTACACCCCCCCTCAGACCTCCCACCTCCACTTCCTGCGTGGGGATATCATCGATTTACTGGACTGCTCTGGTTCGCTGACCTGGAGAGGGCGTTGTCGAGGCCGAGTGGGCATTTTCCCACCAGAATATGTCCAGCCACTGTACCACTGA
- the LOC137124289 gene encoding GRB2-related adapter protein-like isoform X2, which translates to MKQRSVFGKAILSRWFAGPVSRLEAEQHLRRQDPGVFLVRESESAPGEFSVSVSYGDRVEHFRVLEGGGQYCIWDKSFCSLNQLVDFYRTHSIDVETVVYLRDPPSSPRLLSHPGCNPYPNPYKSSSQESLPSARLYSHPSHPERRSSPHLLEPVVRRPRLAHALCDYTPPQTSHLHFLRGDIIDLLDCSGSLTWRGRCRGRVGIFPPEYVQPLYH; encoded by the exons ATGAAACAGAGATCAGTTTTCGGAAAGGCGATATTATCAAG gtGGTTTGCAGGACCGGTGTCAAGACTTGAGGCTGAGCAGCATCTCCGCAGGCAGGACCCTGGAGTGTTCCTGGTTAGGGAGAGTGAATCAGCCCCTGGAGAGTTTTCGGTCTCTGTTAG CTACGGTGACAGGGTGGAACATTTCCGAGTCCTGGAGGGGGGCGGTCAGTACTGCATCTGGGACAAGTCATTTTGCTCCCTCAACCAGTTGGTGGATTTCTACAGAACTCACAGTATCGATGTGGAGACAGTGGTCTACCTCAGAGACCCTCCCTCATCCCCCCGCCTGCTGTCCCACCCTGGATGTAACCCTTATCCCAACCCCTATAAAAGCAGCTCCCAGGAGTCCCTCCCCTCAGCTCGCCTTTACTCTCACCCCTCTCACCCAGAGAGGAGGTCCTCTCCACATTTACTGGAACCAGTTGTGAGG AGGCCTCGTTTGGCTCATGCCCTCTGTGACTACACCCCCCCTCAGACCTCCCACCTCCACTTCCTGCGTGGGGATATCATCGATTTACTGGACTGCTCTGGTTCGCTGACCTGGAGAGGGCGTTGTCGAGGCCGAGTGGGCATTTTCCCACCAGAATATGTCCAGCCACTGTACCACTGA
- the slc5a10 gene encoding sodium/mannose cotransporter SLC5A10 — MSNSTINFYALQQSFSISDIIVIATYFLLNLAVGIWSSCRVSRNTLSGYFLAGRDMAWWPIGASLFASSEGSGLFIGLAGTGAAGGIAVAGFEWNATYVLLALAWVFVPVYISSGIVTMPEYLGRRFGGERIRTYLAVLSLLLSVFTKISTDLYSGALFVQVCLGWNLYLSTVLMLVVTALYTIAGGLAAVIYTDTLQTFVMIVGAIILTITAFNKIGGYGNLEQVYRVAVPSKIIPNSTCHLPRQDAMHLFRDAVTGDLPWPGMTLGLTILATWYWCSDQVIVQRSLSAKNMSHVKGASILASYLKMLPFIFIILPGMISRALYPDSVGCVDPEECVRVCGAEVGCSNIAFPKLVIELMPSGLRGLMIAVMMAALMSSLTSIFNSCSTLFTMDIWKKYRPRATERELLLVGRIVTVILVVVSVVWIPILQSANSGQLYVYIQSVTSYLAPPVTAVFTLAVFWKRTNEQGAFWGLMVGLVVGVCRMVLEFAFPPPRCGIVDSAPAVLRSVHYLHFAILLCGLTAIVVAIVSLLTPPPGHEQLCNLTWWTITEEPQREIPLQKVSSVSHHGSLGSEPTRRVRCGQAAGLCLSAVRQSEDTPVPRVPNLRESVFWSRFCCFNALLLISINIFLYAYFA; from the exons ATTGGAGCATCTCTGTTTGCCAGTTCTGAGGGCTCAGGTCTATTTATTGGTCTGGCTGGGACCGGAGCAGCTGGAGGCATCGCTGTCGCTGGTTTTGAGTGGAAT GCCACCTACGTGTTGCTGGCTCTGGCCTGGGTATTTGTGCCTGTCTACATCTCCTCAGGg ATCGTGACGATGCCCGAGTATCTGGGTCGTCGTTTCGGAGGAGAGAGAATCAGAACCTACCTGGCTGTCCTCTCCCTGCTATTGTCCGTCTTCACCAAGATATCA ACTGACCTGTACTCTGGAGCCTTGTTTGTTCAGGTGTGTCTGGGATGGAACCTTTACTTGTCCACTGTTCTTATGCTGGTGGTCACTGCTCTCTACACTATTGCAG GTGGACTTGCTGCTGTCATCTACACAGACACTCTACAGACATTTGTAATGATTGTAGGAGCAATCATCCTAACAATTACTG CATTCAATAAGATTGGAGGGTATGGTAACCTGGAGCAAGTGTACAGAGTGGCCGTGCCCAGTAAGATCATTCCCAACAGTACGTGTCACCTGCCACGTCAGGACGCCATGCATCTGTTCAGAGACGCTGTCACTGGAGACCTGCCCTGGCCTGGCATGACACTCGGGCTCACCATACTTGCCACCTGGTATTGGTGCAGCGACCAG GTGATTGTACAACGGTCCCTGTCTGCTAAGAACATGAGTCACGTAAAAGGAGCATCGATCTTGGCTTCCTATCTGAAGATGCTGcctttcatcttcatcatcctccCTGGTATGATTAGCCGAGCTCTCTATCCAG ACTCTGTAGGCTGTGTGGATCCAGAAGAGTGTGTACGAGTTTGTGGAGCTGAGGTGGGATGCTCCAACATCGCTTTTCCCAAACTGGTCATTGAACTCATGCCAAGTG GTTTGCGGGGACTTATGATCGCTGTGATGATGGCAGCTCTGATGTCTTCACTGACCTCTATCTTCAACAGTTGCTCAACACTCTTTACTATGGACATCTGGAAGAAATATCGCCCCCgggccacagagagagagctgcTACTGGTTGGCAG GATTGTCACAGTGATCTTGGTGGTGGTAAGTGTGGTGTGGATCCCTATACTACAGTCAGCCAATAGTGGGCAACTGTATGTTTACATCCAGTCTGTGACGAGTTACCTTGCTCCACCGGTCACTGCGGTTTTTACTCTGGCTGTGTTCTGGAAGAGGACAAACGAACAG gGTGCATTCTGGGGCCTGATGGTTGGTCTGGTGGTGGGTGTGTGTAGGATGGTGCTGGAGTTTGCCTTCCCTCCTCCCAGATGTGGCATTGTGGACTCAGCACCTGCAGTGCTGCGCAGTGTCCACTATCTCCACTTTGCCATTTTGCTCTGCGGGCTCACTGCTATTGTGGTTGCCATAGTATCATTGCTCACACCGCCGCCCGGCCACGAACAG TTGTGTAACTTGACCTGGTGGACAATAACTGAAGAGCCACAAAGAGAAATCCCTCTACAGAAAGTGTCCTCTGTCAGCCACCATGGCTCCCTGG GCTCAGAGCCAACTCGGCGGGTGAGATGTGGTCAGGCTGCAGGATTGTGTCTCTCAGCAGTACGGCAATCAGAAGATACTCCAGTTCCAAGAGTTCCCAATCTCCGAGAAAGTGTGTTCTGGTCCAGGTTCTGTTGTTTTAATGCACTCCTGTTGATcagcattaacatttttctgtatGCATACTTTGCCTGA
- the brat1 gene encoding BRCA1-associated ATM activator 1 isoform X2, which translates to MDRECVSLLPRVCEVLADSARSLPDDTSLEKLLDWFTELTKTGGSLLESCPCLLEFISTAVYNPTLDPVVLSFTLKLTGLVAASEDGFRMLQECSVLDLVFNLQRWKEAGLWDDPSIRIGWIRGLQSMLQNLKALSFFVQSGFIEPLLQLQKDTSLFVASAANQMLAHTMLFFQPPFSAGSNGISKKAEDDQRIDASSTAITMDTSAEYTAVVLAISKYFKESLVPSENAQQHQSLQLLKLLTLLLDQARPLLRETLLRSIGDSLEELVESDHSHLTLPLMDVILAAHSSRADKPDKHITHLLSSMMDINKPAHLIHAAAAILRRGHHDTDHTRWAVNILLLPLNIITGQSLLGSSTAAVKHQFSTMEYLKHKTSCISMLCVSLANTPKITQMPADVLPCPPGVIVTAVLSLLGICSGYTSLSHTGCNVVFRNIIGSGKVQKCALETLTALSCCPGAKEELSAVFTVLIHYLNNPDSDPTVLQKSYQALIKWMSVCKDFCSVTHQLRQNLLEVVKKRVCDMRWEVRDSTIEFLGKMAGLMKPAGEECDILGSPTCTTALLREALKDPESYVRASSISALAQTQANSWQQGAAVTQEQTEIVSQLLQILSQDTEGLARRAVIQYFIAWFSYSSTHPPPSLSTSSSSLLMNSVRSVLSLGIADLDWEVKFHTLKLAGLLLDETFSSHSSKSSDSNPALLHPYAVVSKQAYTLHTQTGTQTEVVESDFAGVLSNLVELGVISALLCGLVDCDRPVGLKACQLLITLRDTVCPLSLRALDATTAMATVAMVSCEVPGWGWGQEIKNTLAMKASDWDNKLSASAEKSFSGADEVDSEEEREHGARVGGDCVRVGVCEVLRGLDLDERLNVLTQSSDHVLNSPLSLLQDILTANATHAHPNTQPGKEVIVDCY; encoded by the exons ATGGACAGAGAGTGTGTGTCGCTGCTGCCACGGGTCTGTGAAGTACTGGCAGACTCGGCGAGGTCTCTGCCCGATGACACTAGTCTGGAAAAACTTCTGGACTGGTTCACAGAGCTCACCAAGACCG GGGGATCTTTGCTGGAGTCCTGCCCCTGTCTGCTTGAATTCATCTCCACTGCTGTTTACAACCCAACTTTAGACCCGGTTGTCCTGTCCTTCACTCTCAAACTCACAGGCTTAGTGGCTGCCAGTGAGGACGGATTCAGAATGCTGCAG GAGTGCTCTGTCCTGGACCTGGTCTTTAACCTTCAACGCTGGAAAGAAGCAGGGCTCTGGGATGATCCCTCTATACGGATTGGCTGGATCCGGGGCTTACAGAGCATGTTGCAAAATCTAAAAGCTCTGAGCTTCTTTGTACAATCAG GTTTCATTGAGCCGCTGCTACAACTCCAGAAAGACACAAGTCTCTTTGTTGCCTCAGCTGCTAATCAAATGCTCGCCCACACCATGCTCTTCTTCCAGCCACCCTTCTCTGCAGGATCTAATGGTATAAGTAAGAAGGCTGAGGATGACCAAAGGATAGATGCTTCCAGCACAGCTATCACTATGGATACTAGTGCGGAGTATACGGCTGTTGTCTTAGCCATTTCAAAGTACTTCAAGGAGTCACTTGTTCCTAGTGAAAATGCACAGCAGCATCAGAGTCTACAGCTCCTCAAACTGCTGACCCTGCTCCTGGATCAGGCCAGGCCTCTTCTCCGGGAGACGCTGCTCCGGAGCATTGGAGACTCTCTGGAGGAGCTGGTTGAATCGGACCACAGTCATCTCACGCTGCCTCTGATGGACGTCATTCTGGCCGCACACAG CTCCAGGGCTGATAAACCAGACAAGCACATCACTCATCTTCTGTCATCCATGATGGATATCAACAAACCTGCTCACCTCATTCATGCTGCAGCTGCAATTCTCCGCCGTGGCCATCA TGACACTGACCACACGAGGTGGGCTGTGAATATACTTCTGCTACCTCTTAACATCATAACTGGCCAGAGTCTACTAGGTAGTAGCACTGCAG CAGTCAAGCATCAGTTTTCAACAATGGAGTACCTGAAGCATAAAACCTCCTGCATCTCGATGCTTTGTGTCAGTCTTGCAAACACGCCAAAGATCACACAAATG CCTGCCGATGTCCTCCCCTGTCCTCCAGGTGTAATTGTCACTGCAGTGTTGTCATTATTAGGTATCTGCAGTGGCTACACATCTTTATCACACACTGGCTGTAACGTGGTTTTCAGGAACATAATTGGCAGTGGCAAAGTTCAGAAATGTGCTTTGGAGACTTTGACAGCTCTCAGCTGCTGCCCAG GAGCAAAGGAAGAGCTGAGTGCAGTGTTCACAGTTCTTATACATTATCTCAACAATCCTGATTCTGACCccact GTGCTACAAAAGTCCTACCAGGCGTTAATAAAATGGATGAGTGTGTGTAAAGACTTCTGCTCTGTAACACACCAACTCAGGCAAA ATCTCCTCGAGGTAGTGAAGAAACGTGTGTGTGACATGCGTTGGGAGGTAAGAGACTCGACCATAGAGTTTCTGGGAAAAATGGCTGGTTTAATGAAACCAGCTGGGGAGGAATGCGACATCCTAGGCAGCCCAACCTGCACCACCGCTCTACTGAGGGAGGCGCTGAAGGATCCAGAAAGTTACGTGCGCGCCAGCTCCATCTCTGCATTGGCTCAGACACAGGCAAACAGCTGGCAGCAGGGGGCAGCAGTCACACAGGAGCAG ACTGAAATAGTGAGCCAGCTGCTTCAAATTCTCTCCCAGGACACAGAGGGACTCGCCAGGAGAGCGGTTATACAGTATTTCATCGCCTGGTTCTCTTACAGCTCCACACACCCTCCTCCTTCATTATCTACCTCGTCCTCCTCGCTGCTGATGAACTCTGTGCGCTCCGTGCTCTCTCTAGGGATTGCTGACCTGGACTGGGAGGTCAAATTTCACACACTGAAGCTGGCTGGGCTGCTACTGGATGAAACTTTTTCAAGTCACAGCAGCAAGAGCTCGGATTCAaaccctgctctgctacacccATATGCTGTTGTTTCTAAACAGGCCTACACgcttcacacacaaactggaaCACAAACAGAGGTGGTGGAGTCTGACTTTGCTGGAGTGTTGAGCAATCTCGTGGAGCTGGGAGTCATCTCAGCCTTGTTGTGTGGTCTGGTTGACTGTGACAGACCTGTGGGTTTGAAGGCCTGTCAACTGCTGATAACACTCAGAGACACAGTCTGCCCTCTGTCGCTAAGGGCCCTGGATGCAACTACTGCCATGGCAACAGTTGCCATGGTGTCTTGTGAAGTTCCCGGTTGGGGCTGGGGGCAGGAAATTAAAAATACGCTGGCAATGAAGGCAAGTGATTGGGATAACAAGCTTTCTGCTAGTGCTGAGAAAAGTTTCAGCGGTGCAGACGAGGTTGATtctgaagaggagagagaacatGGTGCGAGAGTGGGAGGGGACTGTGTGCGTGTTGGTGTCTGTGAGGTGTTGAGGGGTCTGGATTTAGACGAGAGGCTGAATGTCCTGACTCAAAGCAGCGACCATGTCCTTAACTCTCCCCTCTCGCTGCTGCAGGACATTCTGACTGCTAATGCTACACATGCTCACCCAAATACACAACCAGGAAAAGAAGTCATAGTGGACTGTTactaa